The following proteins are encoded in a genomic region of Thiomicrospira sp. R3:
- a CDS encoding RidA family protein translates to MRQIISTPNAPAAIGTYSQAVRVGDTVYLSGQIALIPETMALAEGDISVRIHQVFKNLNAVCEAAGGSLQDIAKLNIFLTDMAHFAKVNEIMAQYFEQPYPARAAVAVKQLPKDTDVEMDGIMVVSNY, encoded by the coding sequence ATGCGTCAAATTATTTCTACGCCCAATGCACCCGCCGCAATCGGCACCTACTCACAAGCGGTGCGTGTTGGGGATACCGTTTATCTTTCAGGGCAAATTGCTTTAATTCCTGAAACCATGGCGCTAGCAGAAGGAGATATTTCGGTTCGCATTCACCAGGTTTTTAAAAACCTTAACGCGGTTTGTGAAGCCGCCGGCGGTAGTTTGCAGGATATCGCTAAACTGAATATTTTCTTAACCGACATGGCTCATTTTGCCAAGGTTAACGAGATTATGGCACAGTATTTTGAGCAACCTTATCCCGCCCGTGCGGCGGTTGCTGTTAAGCAGTTGCCAAAAGATACCGATGTGGAAATGGACGGCATTATGGTCGTCTCTAACTACTAG
- the recG gene encoding ATP-dependent DNA helicase RecG: MQVTALKGVGEKQAEKLARLGLHVVQDLLFHLPHRYQDKTKITPLNQAIIGQEVLIEASIKTQRLTQGRRPTLLVELEDDSGTQLGLRFFHFQATQARQFKRGNLVRAFGELRSGLNGLEIVHPHYNVFSTEAPPLETTLTPVYPTTEGLGQITLVKLIKQALALLKQYPLIEGLNQAWLSRWQLPAINEALLTLHQPQPSDDLSQIKQFEHPAQARLIVEELITQQLSLQLLRQQQIQRIAPHLPASQTANALLTSLPFTLTSAQQRVWQEIADDLKQSKPMQRLVQGDVGSGKTIIAALAALQAADADYQVAIMAPTEILAEQHRNHFAEWLAPLNIEMAWLNGRLKVGEKRKMLAKIVSGDAKIAVGTHALFQEAVEFNRLGLVIIDEQHRFGVHQRLTLNQKAKTKEIENFAPHQLTLTATPIPRTLAMTAYGDLDISVIDALPPGRLPVDTAVLGNQKRHQVMAHLYHACKDGVQAYWVCPLIDESELLDAQAAQTTFDEFKQLWPDMRVGLVHGRLKAAEKELVMQQFKAHELDLLVATTVIEVGVNVPNASLMIIENAERLGLSQLHQLRGRVGRGAKKSHCVLLYQSPLSASAKARLQIMRQTNDGFVIAEEDLRIRGPGEVLGTRQTGGMTLRIADIQRDQAWIEPAQQAATQMLEQASLQNSTEEIELLQQRWIGEKVEYKHA; encoded by the coding sequence ATGCAAGTTACCGCCCTCAAAGGGGTCGGTGAAAAACAAGCCGAGAAGCTAGCCAGGCTTGGTTTACACGTGGTTCAAGACTTGCTGTTTCACCTGCCACACCGCTATCAAGATAAAACAAAAATTACCCCGCTTAATCAAGCGATTATCGGCCAAGAGGTCTTGATTGAAGCAAGCATTAAAACCCAGCGGCTGACTCAAGGCCGTCGCCCTACCTTGTTGGTTGAACTCGAAGACGACTCAGGCACCCAACTTGGATTACGTTTTTTCCATTTCCAAGCCACTCAAGCACGCCAGTTTAAACGGGGCAACCTGGTCAGAGCGTTTGGTGAGTTACGCAGCGGGCTAAATGGACTTGAAATAGTTCACCCCCATTACAATGTCTTCAGTACTGAAGCGCCTCCACTAGAAACAACACTCACCCCGGTTTATCCTACGACAGAAGGCTTGGGCCAAATCACACTAGTCAAACTCATAAAACAGGCTTTAGCGCTATTAAAACAGTACCCTTTAATCGAGGGGTTGAACCAGGCCTGGTTATCTCGCTGGCAATTGCCGGCCATTAACGAGGCACTCTTAACCTTACACCAACCCCAACCCAGCGATGATTTAAGCCAAATAAAACAGTTTGAACATCCTGCACAAGCACGATTGATTGTTGAGGAACTAATTACCCAACAACTTTCGTTACAATTGCTGCGCCAACAACAAATTCAACGGATTGCGCCTCATTTACCCGCCAGCCAAACCGCCAATGCATTACTGACCAGCCTGCCCTTTACGCTTACCTCTGCACAACAACGCGTATGGCAAGAGATTGCCGATGATCTCAAGCAATCCAAACCTATGCAGCGACTGGTTCAAGGTGACGTAGGTTCAGGTAAAACCATTATCGCCGCACTCGCCGCGCTACAAGCCGCTGATGCGGATTATCAGGTCGCAATTATGGCGCCCACAGAAATTTTAGCCGAACAACATCGCAATCATTTTGCCGAATGGCTCGCGCCGCTGAATATTGAAATGGCCTGGTTAAATGGCCGTTTAAAAGTGGGCGAAAAACGCAAGATGCTTGCCAAAATTGTCTCAGGGGACGCTAAAATTGCCGTTGGCACCCACGCGCTATTTCAAGAAGCCGTTGAATTTAACCGACTGGGCTTGGTTATTATCGACGAACAACATCGTTTTGGTGTTCACCAGCGGCTCACCCTGAATCAAAAAGCAAAAACCAAAGAAATTGAAAACTTCGCCCCGCACCAACTTACCCTGACCGCCACCCCTATTCCACGCACCCTGGCAATGACCGCGTATGGTGATCTCGATATTTCGGTGATTGATGCGTTGCCACCGGGTCGCCTGCCCGTTGATACTGCCGTGCTGGGCAATCAAAAACGCCATCAAGTCATGGCGCACCTTTACCATGCCTGCAAGGACGGTGTACAAGCCTACTGGGTCTGTCCGTTGATTGATGAATCCGAGTTACTCGATGCACAAGCTGCACAAACCACCTTTGATGAATTCAAGCAACTTTGGCCGGATATGCGGGTTGGCTTAGTGCATGGGCGATTAAAAGCCGCCGAAAAAGAACTCGTTATGCAGCAATTTAAAGCGCATGAACTGGATCTACTCGTCGCCACCACGGTCATTGAAGTCGGTGTCAATGTACCCAATGCTAGCTTGATGATTATTGAAAACGCTGAGCGCTTGGGCTTATCGCAACTTCATCAATTACGAGGGCGCGTTGGACGCGGCGCAAAAAAAAGCCATTGTGTTCTGCTTTATCAATCACCCTTATCGGCTAGCGCGAAAGCGCGATTACAGATTATGCGTCAAACCAACGATGGCTTTGTGATTGCTGAGGAAGATCTACGGATTCGCGGCCCAGGTGAGGTACTCGGCACACGCCAAACGGGCGGTATGACCTTGCGAATCGCTGACATTCAACGCGACCAGGCCTGGATTGAACCCGCTCAGCAGGCAGCCACACAGATGCTAGAACAAGCTAGCTTACAGAACTCGACTGAGGAAATAGAACTATTACAACAACGCTGGATTGGCGAGAAAGTTGAGTATAAACATGCCTAA